From Xenopus laevis strain J_2021 chromosome 7L, Xenopus_laevis_v10.1, whole genome shotgun sequence, one genomic window encodes:
- the LOC108695772 gene encoding interferon-induced protein with tetratricopeptide repeats 5, whose protein sequence is MSESKDTLKSHLDELKCHFTWGLQEKDADIEELEERLNYQLEYLNVDSKGRVYNLLAYVNHLKNNNTEAIVNLQKSEGILWDSKVLETDIKYLLTFSNYAWVHYYLNDSESSKLYIEKINAIYTQSKGIEDLVQSETNGEQGWALVNFCSQYYEKAKDCFEEALKANPDDPEWNTGLATVVYRMEDFRGRDWPGFKSFSFQLLQRAVKLNPKDSVIKVLFALKLQQLKKQEEAIKYIKDALELTPDLPYVLRYAAKFYRRAGMFEPAIHVLKKALNITPTSGFLHHQLGLCYRRMLIQRERLRRVYGDYRGQDTQAIKNLTERTIFHFEMTLEVKKSFLHAHFDLAEMYIRSYQHKKAEETYKKAIELTTTPEYEKQQVHLHYGTFLENCKKSEDEAVKHYKEGLRIPDQNKHRQECEASLRRIASEKLERNPSDASGLALLGFISKENQDYLNAMKWYEKALSDDTSNDEYLSALFDLKLMLTK, encoded by the exons ATGAG TGAGTCAAAGGATACGCTGAAATCCCATTTGGATGAGCTGAAATGTCACTTTACATGGGGGCTACAGGAAAAGGATGCGGATATTGAAGAACTGGAAGAAAGACTTAACTATCAACTAGAATATTTGAATGTGGATTCTAAAGGGAGGGTATATAACCTGCTGGCCTATGTAAACCACTTGAAGAACAATAATACAGAGGCTATTGTGAATCTCCAAAAATCAGAGGGAATTCTTTGGGATTCTAAAGTATTGGAGACCGACATAAAATATCTGCTGACCTTCTCCAACTATGCGTGGGTCCATTACTACCTTAATGATAGTGAAAGCTCCAAGCTCTATATTGAGAAGATAAATGCCATTTATACACAATCAAAAGGGATTGAAGATCTTGTGCAATCTGAGACCAATGGAGAACAAGGATGGgctctggtgaatttttgtagcCAATATTATGAGAAAGCAAAAGACTGTTTTGAAGAGGCTCTTAAAGCGAATCCAGATGATCCTGAATGGAATACTGGACTGGCAACTGTAGTTTATCGTATGGAGGACTTTCGAGGTAGAGACTGGCCCGGTTtcaaaagtttttctttccagctACTTCAACGGGCAGTTAAGCTGAATCCAAAGGACTCTGTGATTAAGGTACTTTTTGCTTTAAAACTACAGCAGTTAAAGAAACAAGAAGAGGCAATAAAGTATATTAAGGATGCCCTAGAACTGACACCAGATCTTCCATATGTGCTTCGCTATGCTGCCAAATTTTACAGGCGAGCAGGGATGTTTGAGCCAGCCATTCATGTCCTGAAGAAGGCTTTAAACATAACTCCTACCTCTGGTTTTCTCCATCATCAGCTGGGACTGTGCTACAGAAGAATGCTTATACAAAGAGAGAGATTAAGAAGAGTTTATGGTGATTACAGAGGTCAAGACACACAAGCAATAAAGAATCTTACAGAAAGGACCATATTTCACTTTGAAATGACATTGGAAGtgaaaaaatcatttttgcatGCACATTTTGATTTAGCCGAAATGTACATCAGATCATATCAACATAAAAAAGCAGAGGAAACCTATAAAAAAGCCATAGAGCTAACAACCACTCCTGAATATGAGAAACAACAAGTCCACTTACATTATGGAACATTTCTGGAAAACTGCAAGAAATCTGAAGATGAAGCTGTGAAGCATTACAAGGAAGGGCTGCGGATTCCTGATCAGAATAAACACAGGCAAGAGTGTGAGGCGTCTCTGAGAAGGATAGCCAGTGAGAAGTTAGAGAGAAACCCCAGTGATGCTTCAGGGCTTGCTTTGCTTGGGTTCATCAGTAAGGAAAACCAGGACTATTTAAATGCAATGAAATGGTATGAAAAAGCTTTAAGTGATGATACATCCAATGATGAATATCTGAGTGCTCTCTTTGATCTGAAGTTGATGTTAACAAAATGA
- the MGC84386 gene encoding MGC84386 protein (The RefSeq protein has 1 substitution, 1 frameshift compared to this genomic sequence) yields MSEAEATLKTQLLQLKCHFTWELQEKDTDIEALEIKLKSELEGEANCLKHWHYNLLAYVKCLKRDNTDAIANLQKAEKENSEENSSETRKKRNIVVIYANYAWINFHQKEYEQTQIYIVKINSIYQESKGADLENLGEKGWALLKFSTQYSEKAKECFEKVLEGCSDDRDWISAYVTAMFQMGGFDFKKYIEQAQEQAPKNPSLLFYAAVYYTRRGKSKEAHTVLEKAVSVNPNSSTLHHGLGLCYTGMINEIKKTAEEHNEHSAACTEKIKELSKKGKSHFEMALKLDQSRTDSLTDLADLYIKSNQYPKAEETYKKALTISALPGNAKQQIHLHYGNFLKHCKKSEEEAAAQYKAGLLVPDQTEYRASCEISLKQMVQNIKGDSSVAAGVAVGNVLNVLTDASQSIHSKIKLSF; encoded by the exons ATGAG TGAAGCAGAGGCCACCTTGAAGACTCAGTTACTACAGCTAAAATGCCACTTCACATGGGAGCTACAGGAAAAGGATACTGATATTGAAGCCTTAGAAATAAAACT TGAGCTGGAAGGTGAAGCAAATTGCCTTAAACATTGGCATTATAATCTTCTGGCCTATGTGAAATGCTTGAAAAGAGATAACACTGACGCTATTGCCAATTTGCAGAAGGCTGAGAAAGAAAATAGTGAAGAAAATTCATCAGAGACAAGGAAGAAGAGGAATATTGTAGTGATCTATGCAAACTACGCATGGATTAACTTCCACCAAAAAGAATATGAACAAACCCAGATCTATATTGTAAAGATAAATTCTATTTACCAAGAAtcaaaaggggcagatttagagaATTTAGGGGAGAAAGGATGGGCCCTATTAAAGTTTTCGACTCAGTACAGTGAGAAAGCAAAGGAATGCTTTGAGAAAGTGCTTGAAGGATGTTCAGATGATCGTGATTGGATTTCTGCATATGTAACAGCAATGTTTCAGATGGGAGGctttgattttaaaaagtatattgaGCAAGCTCAAGAACAAGCACCAAAAAATCCCTCTTTACTGTTCTATGCTGCTGTGTATTACACTAGGAGAGGGAAGAGTAAAGAAGCCCATACTGTTCTGGAAAAGGCTGTAAGTGTGAATCCGAATTCAAGCACTCTCCACCATGGGTTAGGGTTGTGTTATACAGGAATGATAAATGAAATTAAGAAAACAGCAGAAGAACACAATGAGCACAGTGCTGcctgtacagagaaaataaaagaacTCTCTGAAAAGGGCAAATCTCACTTTGAAATGGCACTCAAACTTGACCAAAGCAGAACAGATTCACTAACCGATCTAGCTGATCTGTATATCAAATCAAATCAGTACCCAAAAGCAGAGGAAACATATAAAAAAGCCCTGACAATCTCAGCTCTTCCAGGAAACGCAAAGCAGCAAATTCATCTGCATTACGGGAACTTTCTGAAACACTGCAAGAAATCTGAAGAAGAAGCTGCGGCGCAGTACAAAGCAGGCCTGCTGGTACCTGACCAAACAGAATACAGAGCAAGTTGTGAGATCTCTTTAAAACAAATGGTGCAAAACATAAAGGGAGATTCCAGTGTTGCTGCAGGTGTGGCAGTTGGCAATGTGCTTAATGTCCTAACAGATGCGTCTCAGAGCATTCACTCTAAAATAAAGCTATCGTTCTAA